The DNA segment TCCATTCTCACTTCCTAATGCTCCAATTCTCCTGCTCTGTCACATCGATCCTGCTCCCATCGCATCAATCCCGCGCCCTATCATATCAATCCCTCCTCCATCGCATGGATCCCGCGCCCTATCACATCAATTCTCCCTCTATCCCATGAATCCCGCCCTATCACATCAATCCCTCCTCCATCGCATGGATCCAGTGCCCTATCGCATCAATCCTCCCTCTATCCCATGAATCCCGTGCCCTATCACATCAATCCTTCCTCCATCGCATCAATCTCGTTCCCATCACATCAATCCCGCCCCATCCCCACCAAAAAAACAGCAACCATCCTCACCCCAGATGGTTGCTGCTCACTTAATGATCCAATTCATATGTAAATTTGTCCCCGCGGTACAGTATCTCCGTTCGCTCCAACAGCTCTCCGCTCGCTTCATCCATTGTGCTGCCTGCAAGTTTTATGAGCGGGACAACAGCTGAGCATTTTAGTCGTTCCTGATCGTTAGCCGATGGAAATTGGACGCAAAGCACGGACTTTCCATTTGAAAACGTCGTGTACCCGCACGACTGGTAGTACGCAAAAGTGGATGTAATCCCCGGACCATCTTCCTCAATCTTCGGGAACAACCTTCTACTTATAAACGAGATATGAATGGCAATGGGCTCTCCGTCCAGCACACGCAGGCGAGAGATCTTAAACCACTCATCCGTCGACTCCGTTTCAAATACCTCCGTCCGCAAATTGTACCCAGCCGCAAGCATTTTCTCGGTAAAGCTTTCGCTAGCAGACATGTGCAGCTTCACTTGTTTCGAGGCTTCTTTGACAAAACGTCCTTTTCCTTTTACCGAGATAACATATCCCCTGCTTTCTAGCTGCTCGTAAGCTTTCCGCACGGTTAACCTGGGGACCGCGAACTGTTGGACCAGCTCATGCTCAGACGGCATTTGTCCGCCTGGTTTGATGTTTCCGCTCTCAATCATCACCAGCAATTCGTCATACACCCTCGACTCACTTTTCCCAACCATCCGCGTCCCCTCCTCATGTTTCTATTATACCTATAAAAGCAACACCCCTATTTTAAAAATAGAGGTGTTGCTTCTATTAATCTACTTCATTTGTTTCGTTCAGCTCAGAGATTTTCCACGTTTCATCGCCTTCATCGTAGACAACTTTATAAGAGGCTTCGAACGTTCTCTTTGTGTAGTCGCCGTCCT comes from the Alkalihalobacillus sp. FSL W8-0930 genome and includes:
- a CDS encoding GntR family transcriptional regulator, encoding MVGKSESRVYDELLVMIESGNIKPGGQMPSEHELVQQFAVPRLTVRKAYEQLESRGYVISVKGKGRFVKEASKQVKLHMSASESFTEKMLAAGYNLRTEVFETESTDEWFKISRLRVLDGEPIAIHISFISRRLFPKIEEDGPGITSTFAYYQSCGYTTFSNGKSVLCVQFPSANDQERLKCSAVVPLIKLAGSTMDEASGELLERTEILYRGDKFTYELDH